In Biomphalaria glabrata chromosome 11, xgBioGlab47.1, whole genome shotgun sequence, the following proteins share a genomic window:
- the LOC106050524 gene encoding cAMP-regulated phosphoprotein 21-like isoform X1, with amino-acid sequence MTTSADRSIWCLVRISSQSQSKTKMSENEKRCAKLHKQTEVEVYDEDPSSKCLSKTASPVCAGVPTPTVQPASSSSETSPDDPVSKPVPVPPQITRKQTLIRTQALEGTSPPPESFFSQIRSNGPASDSLLTNGTAEGNKGTKNKYQSSSQEAKEYLLTSHKVSSDSGLGTLDNNDGSSDTSVLSRDSSLENASLDCYKDSSGVNIPKFIRETLLKGPKDKKTVLTIEAQLLDFIKSDGQVPLKTSEMTSYDRMIVHRLSAYLGLDHNVDTTGKSVVVNKTDKTRAVKLTDLILGDVGEEPKKKILLKKPASLDEKHGRHTSKNAFGSHRAKSLEERQQFYTEVRERIFNKGEENLPDGIRNPTSSHLSPDYIPQMNHQQRSQDIVRLTSKWASQESSGYESMKDSPTAHYMGPPSLPYTCPMPGLPLDQSHMPRSTPDSPHTQSHQYPTTYAYLVSSDYSSIPVGSLIINPHTMWLPTQSYPHSYEASITYVQPHVNSDGSLYHFDPSCPPPFMVAAPPQPPPPTPPVGNVVYHTVGPASSESVSELNARLAATTLSPVEPEAYTVGQPVPVMPTTILQHPHPVYTATHPSQYAQGQYYTPQSPAAGQQVRYVTYGFHPQSQQPLLQATPVEGQGQTTVPMPAVGIPPVAGPGGFQVIGPPFSNASLPPGQATPQCVDLSSVYHYTATAETVVSSANAVTGSPVAVTTPTGLLQAFNLGYPSQPQQPSQHPVAHGHQGQFTPCSVTPTGTTYYAVPVSTPTPSQTLAPPPPSSHHFQPLHQQHQQTVFYTPSNLTVTPVNYPVPVSNPSQSSTSSFKSIPAQYLANNLRSLTPPQQQHPQHLQPSSAVAAVSSNGHHSAPLTLNYGQPMNFPASQTLPPQGASQLVTFQGSSYQVRPVSAMIQLNPAVQQPQMSYQIYRPAGNITDFKLMTQGALHRQPSLPGSNQQPRPKGSNPARQAKKGQKKPGTRDGEDYPVGQQRSTAPQNVALTLTPLIPSSLPQTYQQMPSTSNRQ; translated from the exons ATGACCACATCCGCAGACAGATCTATATGGTGTCTGGTTAGGATTTCTTCACAGTCACAAAGCAag ACTAAAATGTCAGAAAATGAAAAGCGATGTGCCAAACTCCATAAACAAACAGAAGTAGAAGTGTATGATGAGGACCCTAGTTCAAAATGTCTATCAAAAACTGCATCTCCAGTATGTGCAG GAGTACCCACACCAACAGTACAGCCTGCTAGTAGCTCATCAGAAACATCTCCAGATGACCCTGTCTCCAAGCCAGTCCCGGTACCT CCACAGATTACACGTAAGCAGACACTTATACGAACGCAAGCCTTAGAGGGCACTTCGCCACCACCAGAGTCATTCTTCAGCCAAATCAGATCAAATGGACCAGCCAGTGATAGCCTTTTAACAAATGGGACAGCTGAGGGAAACAAGGGCACCAAAAACAAATACCAGTCTTCATCTCAAGAGGCTAAAGAATATCTGTTGACTTCACACAAGGTCTCCAGT GATTCTGGTCTCGGTACACTTGACAACAATGATGGTTCCAGTGATACTTCAGTTTTATCTAGAG ATTCTAGTCTAGAAAATGCCTCTTTAGATTGTTATAAAGATTCTTCTGGTGTTAATATACCCAAGTTTATTAGAGAGACTCTACTGAAGGGACCAAAAGataaaaaaactgttttaacAATAGAAGCTCAATTGTTAGATTTTATCAAAAGTGACGG TCAGGTACCCCTGAAGACAAGTGAAATGACATCCTATGATCGTATGATAGTTCATCGCCTGTCTGCTTACCTTGGACTAGACCACAATGTGGATACAACAGGCAAGAGCGTGGTTGTTAACAAGACAGACAAGACCAGAGC TGTCAAGCTAACAGATCTAATTTTAGGAGATGTTGGTGAGGaaccaaagaagaaaatcttGTTAAAAAAACCTGCTAGTCTAGATGAAAAACAT GGTCGACATACCAGCAAAAATGCCTTTGGGTCCCACAGAGCCAAGTCACTAGAAGAAAGGCAACAGTTTTATACAGAAGTAAGGGAGCGCATCTTTAATAAGGGTGAAGAG AACCTTCCCGATGGTATCAGAAATCCTACCTCATCTCATTTGTCACC TGATTATATTCCACAAATGAACCATCAACAACGAAGTCAAGATATTGTGAGGTTGACTTCCAAGTGGGCCAGCCAGGAGTCCAGTGGCTACG AGTCTATGAAGGATTCTCCGACAGCTCACTATATGGGCCCACCCAGTTTACCTTACACCTGCCCGATGCCTGGTCTGCCCTTGGACCAGTCTCACATGCCCAGGTCTACTCCTGACTCCCCACACACTCAGT CTCATCAGTACCCAACAACTTACGCCTACCTGGTCTCCTCTGACTACAGTAGTATACCAGTGGGCAGTCTCATTATCAACCCTCATACAA TGTGGCTCCCTACACAAAGCTATCCACACAGCTATGAAGCCTCCATCACGTATG TGCAACCACATGTGAACTCTGATGGCTCACTGTACCACTTCGATCCCAGCTGTCCACCCCCATTTATGGTGGCAGCGCCCCCTCAGCCACCTCCACCCACGCCACCAGTAGGAAATGTGGTGTACCACACTGTAGGCCCTGCCAGCTCG GAATCAGTGAGTGAACTAAATGCCAGATTGGCTGCCACTACTCTGTCTCCAGTGGAACCTGAGGCCTACACTGTAGGGCAGCCGGTGCCAGTGATGCCCACCACTATACTACAGCACCCACACCCTGTCTACACAGCAACACATCCTTCACAATATGCACAG GGTCAGTACTATACCCCACAATCTCCAGCAGCAGGCCAGCAAGTTAGATACGTGACTTATGGATTTCACCCTCAAAGCCAACAACCTCTTTTGCAAGCAACTCCGGTTGAAGGGCAGGGACAGACAACTGTGCCCATGCCTGCTGTTGGAATTCCACCAGTTGCTGGCCCTGGGGGTTTTCAGGTTATTGGGCCTCCTTTTTCTAATGCATCATTACCCCCTGGGCAGGCCACACCTCAGTGTGTTGATCTTTCATCTGTGTATCACTACACAGCTACCGCAGAAACTGTAGTCAGCTCTGCCAATGCAGTCACTGGTTCACCAGTTGCAGTGACTACACCTACAGGACTATTACAGGCATTCAACCTAGGTTATCCCAGCCAGCCTCAACAGCCGAGCCAGCACCCTGTGGCTCATGGCCACCAGGGTCAGTTTACACCGTGTTCAGTCACGCCCACAGGAACAACTTACTATGCTGTGCCAGTCTCTACGCCAACTCCTTCACAAACTCTAGCTCCACCACCACCGTCATCTCATCATTTTCAGCCCCTTCACCAGCAGCATCAACAAACAGTGTTTTATACGCCCTCCAATTTGACTGTTACCCCAGTGAATTATCCAGTTCCAGTGTCAAATCCATCTCAGTCATCCACATCGTCATTTAAAAGTATACCAGCGCAGTACTTAGCTAACAACCTTCGTTCATTGACTCCACCCCAGCAGCAACATCCACAGCATTTACAGCCTTCCTCGGCTGTGGCTGCGGTCTCATCCAATGGCCACCATTCTGCACCATTGACTTTAAACTATGGCCAGCCCATGAACTTTCCAGCCAGTCAGACTCTTCCTCCCCAAGGGGCGAGTCAGCTGGTAACATTTCAAGGTAGTTCTTACCAGGTGCGACCAGTGAGTGCAATGATTCAGCTAAACCCTGCCGTTCAACAGCCACAAATGTCATATCAAATTTACAGACCTGCAGGGAATATAACAG ATTTTAAACTGATGACTCAAGGTGCTCTACATAGACAGCCTTCTCTACCTGGTTCCAACCAGCAGCCTAGGCCCAA gggaAGTAACCCAGCTCGTCAAGCTAAGAAAGGTCAAAAGAAACCTGGAACTCGAGATGGAGAAGACTATCCAGTGGGCCAGCAAAGGAGCACAGCTCCACAGAATGTAGCTCTAACACTGACGCCACTGATCCCTAGTTCTTTACCCCAAACTTACCAACAAATGCCCTCCACTTCTAATAG ACAGTAA
- the LOC106050524 gene encoding R3H domain-containing protein 1-like isoform X3 — MTTSADRSIWCLVRISSQSQSKTKMSENEKRCAKLHKQTEVEVYDEDPSSKCLSKTASPVCAGVPTPTVQPASSSSETSPDDPVSKPVPVPPQITRKQTLIRTQALEGTSPPPESFFSQIRSNGPASDSLLTNGTAEGNKGTKNKYQSSSQEAKEYLLTSHKVSSDSGLGTLDNNDGSSDTSVLSRDSSLENASLDCYKDSSGVNIPKFIRETLLKGPKDKKTVLTIEAQLLDFIKSDGQVPLKTSEMTSYDRMIVHRLSAYLGLDHNVDTTGKSVVVNKTDKTRAVKLTDLILGDVGEEPKKKILLKKPASLDEKHGRHTSKNAFGSHRAKSLEERQQFYTENLPDGIRNPTSSHLSPDYIPQMNHQQRSQDIVRLTSKWASQESSGYESMKDSPTAHYMGPPSLPYTCPMPGLPLDQSHMPRSTPDSPHTQSHQYPTTYAYLVSSDYSSIPVGSLIINPHTMWLPTQSYPHSYEASITYVQPHVNSDGSLYHFDPSCPPPFMVAAPPQPPPPTPPVGNVVYHTVGPASSESVSELNARLAATTLSPVEPEAYTVGQPVPVMPTTILQHPHPVYTATHPSQYAQGQYYTPQSPAAGQQVRYVTYGFHPQSQQPLLQATPVEGQGQTTVPMPAVGIPPVAGPGGFQVIGPPFSNASLPPGQATPQCVDLSSVYHYTATAETVVSSANAVTGSPVAVTTPTGLLQAFNLGYPSQPQQPSQHPVAHGHQGQFTPCSVTPTGTTYYAVPVSTPTPSQTLAPPPPSSHHFQPLHQQHQQTVFYTPSNLTVTPVNYPVPVSNPSQSSTSSFKSIPAQYLANNLRSLTPPQQQHPQHLQPSSAVAAVSSNGHHSAPLTLNYGQPMNFPASQTLPPQGASQLVTFQGSSYQVRPVSAMIQLNPAVQQPQMSYQIYRPAGNITDFKLMTQGALHRQPSLPGSNQQPRPKGSNPARQAKKGQKKPGTRDGEDYPVGQQRSTAPQNVALTLTPLIPSSLPQTYQQMPSTSNRQ; from the exons ATGACCACATCCGCAGACAGATCTATATGGTGTCTGGTTAGGATTTCTTCACAGTCACAAAGCAag ACTAAAATGTCAGAAAATGAAAAGCGATGTGCCAAACTCCATAAACAAACAGAAGTAGAAGTGTATGATGAGGACCCTAGTTCAAAATGTCTATCAAAAACTGCATCTCCAGTATGTGCAG GAGTACCCACACCAACAGTACAGCCTGCTAGTAGCTCATCAGAAACATCTCCAGATGACCCTGTCTCCAAGCCAGTCCCGGTACCT CCACAGATTACACGTAAGCAGACACTTATACGAACGCAAGCCTTAGAGGGCACTTCGCCACCACCAGAGTCATTCTTCAGCCAAATCAGATCAAATGGACCAGCCAGTGATAGCCTTTTAACAAATGGGACAGCTGAGGGAAACAAGGGCACCAAAAACAAATACCAGTCTTCATCTCAAGAGGCTAAAGAATATCTGTTGACTTCACACAAGGTCTCCAGT GATTCTGGTCTCGGTACACTTGACAACAATGATGGTTCCAGTGATACTTCAGTTTTATCTAGAG ATTCTAGTCTAGAAAATGCCTCTTTAGATTGTTATAAAGATTCTTCTGGTGTTAATATACCCAAGTTTATTAGAGAGACTCTACTGAAGGGACCAAAAGataaaaaaactgttttaacAATAGAAGCTCAATTGTTAGATTTTATCAAAAGTGACGG TCAGGTACCCCTGAAGACAAGTGAAATGACATCCTATGATCGTATGATAGTTCATCGCCTGTCTGCTTACCTTGGACTAGACCACAATGTGGATACAACAGGCAAGAGCGTGGTTGTTAACAAGACAGACAAGACCAGAGC TGTCAAGCTAACAGATCTAATTTTAGGAGATGTTGGTGAGGaaccaaagaagaaaatcttGTTAAAAAAACCTGCTAGTCTAGATGAAAAACAT GGTCGACATACCAGCAAAAATGCCTTTGGGTCCCACAGAGCCAAGTCACTAGAAGAAAGGCAACAGTTTTATACAGAA AACCTTCCCGATGGTATCAGAAATCCTACCTCATCTCATTTGTCACC TGATTATATTCCACAAATGAACCATCAACAACGAAGTCAAGATATTGTGAGGTTGACTTCCAAGTGGGCCAGCCAGGAGTCCAGTGGCTACG AGTCTATGAAGGATTCTCCGACAGCTCACTATATGGGCCCACCCAGTTTACCTTACACCTGCCCGATGCCTGGTCTGCCCTTGGACCAGTCTCACATGCCCAGGTCTACTCCTGACTCCCCACACACTCAGT CTCATCAGTACCCAACAACTTACGCCTACCTGGTCTCCTCTGACTACAGTAGTATACCAGTGGGCAGTCTCATTATCAACCCTCATACAA TGTGGCTCCCTACACAAAGCTATCCACACAGCTATGAAGCCTCCATCACGTATG TGCAACCACATGTGAACTCTGATGGCTCACTGTACCACTTCGATCCCAGCTGTCCACCCCCATTTATGGTGGCAGCGCCCCCTCAGCCACCTCCACCCACGCCACCAGTAGGAAATGTGGTGTACCACACTGTAGGCCCTGCCAGCTCG GAATCAGTGAGTGAACTAAATGCCAGATTGGCTGCCACTACTCTGTCTCCAGTGGAACCTGAGGCCTACACTGTAGGGCAGCCGGTGCCAGTGATGCCCACCACTATACTACAGCACCCACACCCTGTCTACACAGCAACACATCCTTCACAATATGCACAG GGTCAGTACTATACCCCACAATCTCCAGCAGCAGGCCAGCAAGTTAGATACGTGACTTATGGATTTCACCCTCAAAGCCAACAACCTCTTTTGCAAGCAACTCCGGTTGAAGGGCAGGGACAGACAACTGTGCCCATGCCTGCTGTTGGAATTCCACCAGTTGCTGGCCCTGGGGGTTTTCAGGTTATTGGGCCTCCTTTTTCTAATGCATCATTACCCCCTGGGCAGGCCACACCTCAGTGTGTTGATCTTTCATCTGTGTATCACTACACAGCTACCGCAGAAACTGTAGTCAGCTCTGCCAATGCAGTCACTGGTTCACCAGTTGCAGTGACTACACCTACAGGACTATTACAGGCATTCAACCTAGGTTATCCCAGCCAGCCTCAACAGCCGAGCCAGCACCCTGTGGCTCATGGCCACCAGGGTCAGTTTACACCGTGTTCAGTCACGCCCACAGGAACAACTTACTATGCTGTGCCAGTCTCTACGCCAACTCCTTCACAAACTCTAGCTCCACCACCACCGTCATCTCATCATTTTCAGCCCCTTCACCAGCAGCATCAACAAACAGTGTTTTATACGCCCTCCAATTTGACTGTTACCCCAGTGAATTATCCAGTTCCAGTGTCAAATCCATCTCAGTCATCCACATCGTCATTTAAAAGTATACCAGCGCAGTACTTAGCTAACAACCTTCGTTCATTGACTCCACCCCAGCAGCAACATCCACAGCATTTACAGCCTTCCTCGGCTGTGGCTGCGGTCTCATCCAATGGCCACCATTCTGCACCATTGACTTTAAACTATGGCCAGCCCATGAACTTTCCAGCCAGTCAGACTCTTCCTCCCCAAGGGGCGAGTCAGCTGGTAACATTTCAAGGTAGTTCTTACCAGGTGCGACCAGTGAGTGCAATGATTCAGCTAAACCCTGCCGTTCAACAGCCACAAATGTCATATCAAATTTACAGACCTGCAGGGAATATAACAG ATTTTAAACTGATGACTCAAGGTGCTCTACATAGACAGCCTTCTCTACCTGGTTCCAACCAGCAGCCTAGGCCCAA gggaAGTAACCCAGCTCGTCAAGCTAAGAAAGGTCAAAAGAAACCTGGAACTCGAGATGGAGAAGACTATCCAGTGGGCCAGCAAAGGAGCACAGCTCCACAGAATGTAGCTCTAACACTGACGCCACTGATCCCTAGTTCTTTACCCCAAACTTACCAACAAATGCCCTCCACTTCTAATAG ACAGTAA
- the LOC106050524 gene encoding cAMP-regulated phosphoprotein 21-like isoform X6 translates to MTTSADRSIWCLVRISSQSQSKTKMSENEKRCAKLHKQTEVEVYDEDPSSKCLSKTASPVCAGVPTPTVQPASSSSETSPDDPVSKPVPVPPQITRKQTLIRTQALEGTSPPPESFFSQIRSNGPASDSLLTNGTAEGNKGTKNKYQSSSQEAKEYLLTSHKVSSDSGLGTLDNNDGSSDTSVLSRDSSLENASLDCYKDSSGVNIPKFIRETLLKGPKDKKTVLTIEAQLLDFIKSDGQVPLKTSEMTSYDRMIVHRLSAYLGLDHNVDTTGKSVVVNKTDKTRAVKLTDLILGDVGEEPKKKILLKKPASLDEKHGRHTSKNAFGSHRAKSLEERQQFYTEVRERIFNKGEENLPDGIRNPTSSHLSPDYIPQMNHQQRSQDIVRLTSKWASQESSGYESMKDSPTAHYMGPPSLPYTCPMPGLPLDQSHMPRSTPDSPHTQLWLPTQSYPHSYEASITYVQPHVNSDGSLYHFDPSCPPPFMVAAPPQPPPPTPPVGNVVYHTVGPASSESVSELNARLAATTLSPVEPEAYTVGQPVPVMPTTILQHPHPVYTATHPSQYAQGQYYTPQSPAAGQQVRYVTYGFHPQSQQPLLQATPVEGQGQTTVPMPAVGIPPVAGPGGFQVIGPPFSNASLPPGQATPQCVDLSSVYHYTATAETVVSSANAVTGSPVAVTTPTGLLQAFNLGYPSQPQQPSQHPVAHGHQGQFTPCSVTPTGTTYYAVPVSTPTPSQTLAPPPPSSHHFQPLHQQHQQTVFYTPSNLTVTPVNYPVPVSNPSQSSTSSFKSIPAQYLANNLRSLTPPQQQHPQHLQPSSAVAAVSSNGHHSAPLTLNYGQPMNFPASQTLPPQGASQLVTFQGSSYQVRPVSAMIQLNPAVQQPQMSYQIYRPAGNITDFKLMTQGALHRQPSLPGSNQQPRPKGSNPARQAKKGQKKPGTRDGEDYPVGQQRSTAPQNVALTLTPLIPSSLPQTYQQMPSTSNRQ, encoded by the exons ATGACCACATCCGCAGACAGATCTATATGGTGTCTGGTTAGGATTTCTTCACAGTCACAAAGCAag ACTAAAATGTCAGAAAATGAAAAGCGATGTGCCAAACTCCATAAACAAACAGAAGTAGAAGTGTATGATGAGGACCCTAGTTCAAAATGTCTATCAAAAACTGCATCTCCAGTATGTGCAG GAGTACCCACACCAACAGTACAGCCTGCTAGTAGCTCATCAGAAACATCTCCAGATGACCCTGTCTCCAAGCCAGTCCCGGTACCT CCACAGATTACACGTAAGCAGACACTTATACGAACGCAAGCCTTAGAGGGCACTTCGCCACCACCAGAGTCATTCTTCAGCCAAATCAGATCAAATGGACCAGCCAGTGATAGCCTTTTAACAAATGGGACAGCTGAGGGAAACAAGGGCACCAAAAACAAATACCAGTCTTCATCTCAAGAGGCTAAAGAATATCTGTTGACTTCACACAAGGTCTCCAGT GATTCTGGTCTCGGTACACTTGACAACAATGATGGTTCCAGTGATACTTCAGTTTTATCTAGAG ATTCTAGTCTAGAAAATGCCTCTTTAGATTGTTATAAAGATTCTTCTGGTGTTAATATACCCAAGTTTATTAGAGAGACTCTACTGAAGGGACCAAAAGataaaaaaactgttttaacAATAGAAGCTCAATTGTTAGATTTTATCAAAAGTGACGG TCAGGTACCCCTGAAGACAAGTGAAATGACATCCTATGATCGTATGATAGTTCATCGCCTGTCTGCTTACCTTGGACTAGACCACAATGTGGATACAACAGGCAAGAGCGTGGTTGTTAACAAGACAGACAAGACCAGAGC TGTCAAGCTAACAGATCTAATTTTAGGAGATGTTGGTGAGGaaccaaagaagaaaatcttGTTAAAAAAACCTGCTAGTCTAGATGAAAAACAT GGTCGACATACCAGCAAAAATGCCTTTGGGTCCCACAGAGCCAAGTCACTAGAAGAAAGGCAACAGTTTTATACAGAAGTAAGGGAGCGCATCTTTAATAAGGGTGAAGAG AACCTTCCCGATGGTATCAGAAATCCTACCTCATCTCATTTGTCACC TGATTATATTCCACAAATGAACCATCAACAACGAAGTCAAGATATTGTGAGGTTGACTTCCAAGTGGGCCAGCCAGGAGTCCAGTGGCTACG AGTCTATGAAGGATTCTCCGACAGCTCACTATATGGGCCCACCCAGTTTACCTTACACCTGCCCGATGCCTGGTCTGCCCTTGGACCAGTCTCACATGCCCAGGTCTACTCCTGACTCCCCACACACTCAGT TGTGGCTCCCTACACAAAGCTATCCACACAGCTATGAAGCCTCCATCACGTATG TGCAACCACATGTGAACTCTGATGGCTCACTGTACCACTTCGATCCCAGCTGTCCACCCCCATTTATGGTGGCAGCGCCCCCTCAGCCACCTCCACCCACGCCACCAGTAGGAAATGTGGTGTACCACACTGTAGGCCCTGCCAGCTCG GAATCAGTGAGTGAACTAAATGCCAGATTGGCTGCCACTACTCTGTCTCCAGTGGAACCTGAGGCCTACACTGTAGGGCAGCCGGTGCCAGTGATGCCCACCACTATACTACAGCACCCACACCCTGTCTACACAGCAACACATCCTTCACAATATGCACAG GGTCAGTACTATACCCCACAATCTCCAGCAGCAGGCCAGCAAGTTAGATACGTGACTTATGGATTTCACCCTCAAAGCCAACAACCTCTTTTGCAAGCAACTCCGGTTGAAGGGCAGGGACAGACAACTGTGCCCATGCCTGCTGTTGGAATTCCACCAGTTGCTGGCCCTGGGGGTTTTCAGGTTATTGGGCCTCCTTTTTCTAATGCATCATTACCCCCTGGGCAGGCCACACCTCAGTGTGTTGATCTTTCATCTGTGTATCACTACACAGCTACCGCAGAAACTGTAGTCAGCTCTGCCAATGCAGTCACTGGTTCACCAGTTGCAGTGACTACACCTACAGGACTATTACAGGCATTCAACCTAGGTTATCCCAGCCAGCCTCAACAGCCGAGCCAGCACCCTGTGGCTCATGGCCACCAGGGTCAGTTTACACCGTGTTCAGTCACGCCCACAGGAACAACTTACTATGCTGTGCCAGTCTCTACGCCAACTCCTTCACAAACTCTAGCTCCACCACCACCGTCATCTCATCATTTTCAGCCCCTTCACCAGCAGCATCAACAAACAGTGTTTTATACGCCCTCCAATTTGACTGTTACCCCAGTGAATTATCCAGTTCCAGTGTCAAATCCATCTCAGTCATCCACATCGTCATTTAAAAGTATACCAGCGCAGTACTTAGCTAACAACCTTCGTTCATTGACTCCACCCCAGCAGCAACATCCACAGCATTTACAGCCTTCCTCGGCTGTGGCTGCGGTCTCATCCAATGGCCACCATTCTGCACCATTGACTTTAAACTATGGCCAGCCCATGAACTTTCCAGCCAGTCAGACTCTTCCTCCCCAAGGGGCGAGTCAGCTGGTAACATTTCAAGGTAGTTCTTACCAGGTGCGACCAGTGAGTGCAATGATTCAGCTAAACCCTGCCGTTCAACAGCCACAAATGTCATATCAAATTTACAGACCTGCAGGGAATATAACAG ATTTTAAACTGATGACTCAAGGTGCTCTACATAGACAGCCTTCTCTACCTGGTTCCAACCAGCAGCCTAGGCCCAA gggaAGTAACCCAGCTCGTCAAGCTAAGAAAGGTCAAAAGAAACCTGGAACTCGAGATGGAGAAGACTATCCAGTGGGCCAGCAAAGGAGCACAGCTCCACAGAATGTAGCTCTAACACTGACGCCACTGATCCCTAGTTCTTTACCCCAAACTTACCAACAAATGCCCTCCACTTCTAATAG ACAGTAA